From the genome of Paraburkholderia largidicola:
AGCGTCTGGGGCTTTTCCGCCTGGCTGCTTCGGGCCTCGTCGCGTATCCCGCGATCAGAGCGCCGGCGGGTCGCGTCGCAACCATAACGACAGCAACTTGATGAACGAATTCTGGCAACACTGTTCCGCATTGCTGGAGCGTGAATTGACGCCCCAGCAGTACGTGACGTGGATCAAACCGTTGGCCCCGGTCGCCTTCGACGCCGATGCGAATACCCTGAGCATCGCGGCGCCGAACCGTTTCAAGCTGGATTGGGTCAAGAGCCAGTTTTCCGGCCGTATCACCGATCTCGCGCGTGACTTCTGGCATTCGCCCGTCGACGTCCAGTTCGTCCTCGATCCTAAAGCTGGCGTGCGCTCGGCGCCTGCCGCGCCGTCGCGGCCAGCGCCGATGGGCGCGCGCAGCGCGGCCGCAGCCGTCGACGCGGCAGTCGGCGCCGTACAGGCGGCTCACGCGTCGCGCGCGGGCGGTTCGAGCGCTGGCGGCGCGCTGGCGGGCCTCGGCGCGCACACGCACGCCGCGCAACTGACCGACGATGCAGCCGACCTCGATCTCCCCAGCCTCGACGCGAACGAAGCTGCCGCCGCGCGCCGCACGTGGCGTCCAGGCGCGGCTGCGACGGCCGCGAACGGCGAAAGCGACTCGATGTACGAGCGTTCGAAGCTGAACCCCGTGCTCACCTTCGACAATTTCGTGACCGGTAAGGCAAACCAGCTGGCGCGGGCCGCCGCGATTCAGGTCGCCGACAATCCCGGCATCTCGTACAACCCGCTGTTCCTGTACGGCGGCGTGGGCCTCGGCAAGACTCACCTGATTCACGCCATCGGCAACCAGCTGCTGATGGACAAGGCTGGCGCGCGCATCCGCTACATCCATGCGGAACAGTACGTGTCGGACGTGGTGAAGGCGTATCAGCGCAAGGCATTCGACGACTTCAAGCGCTACTACCATTCGCTCGACCTGCTGCTGATCGACGATATTCAGTTCTTCTCGGGCAAATCCCGTACGCAGGAAGAATTCTTTTACGCGTTCGAGGCGCTGGTTGCGAACAAGGCGCAGGTGATCATCACCAGCGATACCTATCCGAAAGAAATCTCAGGTATCGACGACCGTCTGATCTCGCGGTTCGATTCCGGCCTGACCGTCGCAATCGAACCGCCCGAGCTTGAGATGCGCGTCGCGATTCTGATGCGCAAGGCGCAGTCGGAAGGCGTGAATCTGAATGAGGACGTCGCGTTTTTCGTCGCGAAGCACCTGCGTTCGAACGTTCGCGAACTGGAAGGCGCGCTGCGCAAGATTCTCGCGTACTCGAAATTCCACGGCCGCGAAATCACCATCGAACTGACCAAGGAAGCGCTGAAAGACCTGTTGACGGTGCAGAACCGGCAGATTTCGGTGGAAAACATCCAGAAAACGGTGGCCGACTTCTACAGCATCAAGGTCGCCGACATGTATTCGAAGAAGCGCCCGGCCAATATCGCGCGTCCACGTCAGATCGCGATGTATCTGGCCAAGGAACTGACGCAGAAGAGCCTGCCGGAGATCGGCGAGCTGTTCGGCGGGCGCGACCACACGACGGTGCTGCACGCGGTGCGCAAGATCGCCGACGAGCGCGGCAAGGACGCACAGCTCAATCACGAGCTTCACGTGCTGGAGCAGACGCTGAAGGGTTGAGACAGGGTTAGGGGGCCCGATCAGGTCGAAGGTTTCCTCGAAACGGTCGGAAAATTCGATCTGTTTATTGCGCAAGCCACCCCCAATTTAGGGAAGTGCTTCCATTTTCAGGCACAATACAGGTTTAACCGCCCGGCAAAAGCGGGCGGGATTCAAACGCCGTGACTGGCGCAGTACCGCGCCGGCGGGGGGCCGGGGCCGCGCGCTTCAATACTGCCGGGCAAGGCGCGCAGGCCGTCACATCAACGAAGGAACTCTATGCAACTGGTCAAGACCGAA
Proteins encoded in this window:
- the dnaA gene encoding chromosomal replication initiator protein DnaA, producing MNEFWQHCSALLERELTPQQYVTWIKPLAPVAFDADANTLSIAAPNRFKLDWVKSQFSGRITDLARDFWHSPVDVQFVLDPKAGVRSAPAAPSRPAPMGARSAAAAVDAAVGAVQAAHASRAGGSSAGGALAGLGAHTHAAQLTDDAADLDLPSLDANEAAAARRTWRPGAAATAANGESDSMYERSKLNPVLTFDNFVTGKANQLARAAAIQVADNPGISYNPLFLYGGVGLGKTHLIHAIGNQLLMDKAGARIRYIHAEQYVSDVVKAYQRKAFDDFKRYYHSLDLLLIDDIQFFSGKSRTQEEFFYAFEALVANKAQVIITSDTYPKEISGIDDRLISRFDSGLTVAIEPPELEMRVAILMRKAQSEGVNLNEDVAFFVAKHLRSNVRELEGALRKILAYSKFHGREITIELTKEALKDLLTVQNRQISVENIQKTVADFYSIKVADMYSKKRPANIARPRQIAMYLAKELTQKSLPEIGELFGGRDHTTVLHAVRKIADERGKDAQLNHELHVLEQTLKG